Genomic window (Ignisphaera cupida):
ACCAGAGTGGATGGTTTTTACGGCATTTCCTGTTCCCCCAACATCAATAAGACCTTCAATACTAATAGAATCTGGTATTAGGTCAGAAGATGACTTAACCCATAAATTGGTTGATATTGTTAGAACTAACGAGAGATTAAGAGAGCATATAGCTTCTGGAGCACCTGAGATAATTATTGATGATCTTTGGGAACTTTTACAATATCACATAACGACGTATTTAGATAATGAGGTTCCTGGAATTCCACCTGCTAAGCACAGATCCGGTAGACCTTTAAAAACCTTGGCTCAAAGAATGAGGGGTAAAGAGGGTAGGTTCAGAGGAAATCTATCTGGCAAGAGGGTAGACTACTCTGCTAGAACTGTGATTAGCCCCGATCCATATTTAAGTATTAATGAAGTTGGAGTTCCTTTAGATGTTGCAAAAATATTGACTGTGCCTGAAAAGGTTACTGAGTGGAATATTAATGAGCTTAGAAGATATGTGTTAAACGGACCCTTTAAATGGCCTGGTGCAAACTATATTGTTACCCCAGATGGTAGAAGAATTGATTTGAGATATGTAAGAGATAGAAAAAGTGTTGCAGAGTCTCTTGCTCCTGGTTACATAGTTGAGAGACATCTTAAAGATGGCGATATAGTGCTGTTTAATAGACAGCCATCTCTTCATAGAATGTCTATGATGGGCCATGTGGTCAAGGTTTTGCCGGGAAGAACATTTAGACTTCATTTATCTGTTTGTCCACCATACAATGCAGATTTCGATGGAGATGAAATGAATTTGCATGTACCACAAACAGAAGATGCAAGAGCTGAGGCAAGAACTCTTCTAAAAGTTCAAAACCACATTCTTACACCGAGATATGGAGGTGTGATCATAGGAGCTATACAGGATTATGTTAGTGGTGCTTATGTGCTTACAATAAAGTCTACACTACTTGAGAAAGAAGAGGTTGTAGAGCTTTTGGCAGCAGCAAATACTGTTAAAGAGATTCCTGAACCAGCCATTTTATCACCAAGGAAGTTATGGACTGGAAAGCAAGTCGTTAGTATGTTCTTTCCAGAAGACTTTAATTTCCACGGGAAAGCAAACATATCATCTGGACCTCTAAGATGCGATGACATTAACTGTTTCTGGGATTCTTATGTTGTTGTTAAACAAGGTAAGCTGCTTCTTGGTGTTCTGGATAAGAAAACTATTGGTGCTGAACAGCAAGATAGTTTACTTTACTGGCTTGCAAAAGAATATGGTGCTGAAGTAGCAGCAATGTTTATGGATAAACTGTTTAGGTTATTTATAAGGATGTTGGAGTTAAGAGGATTTACGTTGAGGCTAGATGATGTTGCTATAGATGAGGAAACCCAGATGCAAATTCTTAAATTACTGAATGAAGCTTTTGAAAAGGTTAGGGATCTAGTCGAGAAGTATTCAAGTGGAACACTAGAGGTTGTACCTGGAAGATCTTTAGAAGAAAGTTTAGAGATAAAAGTGTTGGAGGTTCTTGCCGAGGCTAGAGATAAGGCTGGTGAAGTAGCAGTTTCATCTCTAAATCCATTCAACTACGCATTTATCATGGCCAGAACAGGTGCAAGAGGAAATGTACTGAATTTAACGCAAATGGCTGCAACACTAGGTCAAATGACTGTTCGTGGTGAAAGAATATGGCGTGGGTATATGGGGAGACCATTACCTCATTTTGAACGTGATGATCTAGGTCCTATTGCCAGAGGGTTTGTTGTAAATAGCTTCTTTAGAGGATTGTCTGTAACTGAAATGTTTATGCATGCAGCAGGTGGTAGAGAAGGTTTGGTTGATACAGCTGTCAGAACATCTCAAAGTGGGTATATGCAGCGCAGACTTGTGAATGCTTTAATGGATCTTCATGTAGCTTATGATTTCACTGTTAGAGATTCCTCAGGATCGATAATACAGTTTGCATATGGTGAGGACATGGCTGATCCGTCAAAAGCTCCTCACGGAAAAATAGTTAATGTCGAGAGAATTGTTGAAAGGGTTCTTGGTGAGATATGATGGAGTCTTCAAATACTTTACAAAGCACTGACTTTAACAGTTTTGAAATTATTGAGAAGAGGTTAGGAAATGAAGCTCCACAGTCTATAATAGATGAGCTTAAATCCATAGTGTCTAAATACAAGATTTCTAAAGATAAACTTGAAGAAATGATCAATAGAATTGAGAGGGAAATAGAAGAAAACAGTGTTGAACCTGGTGAACCTGTTGGAATGGTTGCTGCTCAAAGTATTGGTGAGCCAAGTACTCAAATGACTCTACGAACATTTCACTATGCAGGTGTAAGAGAACTTAATGTCACTCTTGGTTTGCCAAGGCTTATAGAGCTTGTAGATGCTAAGAAAACACCATCAACACCACTAACATACATATACCTTAAACCAGAGTATAGAAATAGTAGGGAGAAGGCTATAGAAGTTGCTAGAAGAATTGAGATGACAAAAGTTTTAAATGTTACATTACGCATTGATATAGACTTTTTCAATAATTCGATAAACATTATTCTTGATAGAGATATGCTTGAGGATAAGGGAGTTGATGTTGAGGAGGTTCTGAAGGTCTTGCAAAAGGCTATGAAGAGGGCCCGAGTTATTCAAAGCGAGAACAATCCATATGAAATTATAATACAGTTTGAAGAGCCTATAGATCCTACAAAAGTTGAGAAACTTAGAGAAAAGATACTGAATTTGAGAATAAAGGGTATTAAGGGCATAAACAAAGTTATTATTCAGAGAAGGGGAGATGAATACATTCTTGTTTGTGAGGGTAGCAACTTGAGTGAGCTTATGCAAATAGATGAAGTTGATTATAAAAGGATTAGAACAAATAATGTGAAGGAAGTTGAAGAAGTTCTTGGAATAGAAGCTGCAAGAGCACTTCTCATAGAAGAGATTATGAATGTACTTGAGGAACAAGGTCTTGAGGTGGATATAAGACATGTAATGTTAGTAGCTGATATGATGACTAGAACAGGAACTGTTAAGCAAATCGGTAGACATGGTGTGATGGCAATAAAGGATAGCCCACTTGCAAAAGCAGCATTTGAAGTAACAGTTAAAAACCTTGTTAATTCTGCTGCAAGAGGTGAAGTAGACAAGATTGCCGGCATAACAGAAAGTGTTATAGTAGGAAACTATATACCTGCAGGCACAGCAAAAGTTGGTCTTGTTTTTAATCCTTATACAAAGTCAGAGAGGTGATAAAACAAAATGTCTGATCAGCAATCACTAGATAATTTGTTAAAGTATGTGGCAAGAACTGGAAAAATTGTGATAGGATTCAACGAGACTTTGAGATATGTGAAAACAGGAAGGGTAAGATTTATAGTGATAGCATCCAATATACCAGAATCCATGAAAAGTGATATAGAGTATTATGCAAAGCTTTCAAATGTTGGCATAATAGAGTATCCTGGATCGAATAGAGATTTAGGAACATTGCTTGGAAAACCATTCTCGATATCAACACTAGGAATAGTGGAAACAGGGCAAGTATCAGAAAATGCGTTAAAGGCTTTTGTAAAATCTACAACTAGGTGATTGCTACAATGGCAGCAAGAATTAATGATATAAAGCCTCAGTTCAACGTCAAATTGACCATGGAGGAAATGCGATATATGACAATATTTCAAGATGTTACTGGTGTAACACCCAAAGATTGTATAGTAAGTGATGAGCTTAACTCTATAATATTCATTGTTGATGGTGATAAGGTTGGGCAGGCTGTGGGTAAGAAGGGCTATAATGTGAAGTATTTAGCAAAATTATTTGGAAAGAACATTGATGTTGTTGGCTGGGCCGATAATTTAGAGGATTTTGCTAAAAACATATTCATACCAGCAAGAGTTTATAGAGTTCAGCTTATTGAATCATCTGAAAGAAAGTCACTTTACGTGTATGTAGATCCAAAGGATAAGGGCATTGCGATTGGTAGGAATGGCAGAAATGTTGCAAAAGCCAAGATACTTATGAAGAGGTATTATAATATAGATAATGTTGTAATTGCATAGAAAGTATCATAAGTTTTTAAGCTTAGCTACATGTTTAAATTCAGAAACTTAGAAATAACATAATAACTAAGGGGAGGATTGGTTGGCAGGGAAAAAAGGAGCTTATGGTCTCTATGCTGCGAGAAAGCTAAAACTAAAAAGATTAAAGTTCAGATGGTCTCAAAGAGACTTTAGAATAAGAATGTTAAAGCTGAAGGAGAAGTATGATCCATTGGAAGGAGCTCCAATGGCTAGGGGAATAGTTTTAGAGAAGGTTGGTGTTGAGGCAAGACAGCCAAATGCAGCTGTGAGGAAATGTGTTCGTGTGCAAATTGTTAAGAATGGCAAGGTTGTAACAGCTTTTGTTCCTTATGATGGTGGTCTAAACTTTATTGAGGAACACGATGAAGTCTTGATTGCTGGCATTGGGGGTACCAGGGGCAAGTCCATGGGTGATCTGCCAGGTGTCAAATATAAAGTTATTGCTGTTAATGGTGTTGCATTAACAGAATTATTAAAAGGTAAGAAGCAAAAACCATTGAGGTAAGGTGCGTGCTTAATGAGTGAACTTCAGCTAAGATTATCTGAAATTGTTGCTGATTTAGATCATATAAAGCTTTTTGGGAAGTGGAGTTATAGAGATGTTGTAGTTCTTGATCCAAGTCTCAAGAAATATATTTCACTAAAACCTGTTGTAGTTCCTCACACAGCTGGTAAGCATGCTCATAGAAGATTTGGAAAGGCTGTGGTTCCAATTGTTGAAAGACTCATCAATAGGCTTATGAGAAAAATGAAGAATACAGGTAAAAAACACTTAGCGTTTAATATTGTTAAAAATGCATTTGAGTTAATATATGCTAAGACAGGAGAGAACCCTATCCAGGTTTTGGTTAGAGCAATTGAGAATTCTGCTCCTAGGGAAGAAACGACGAGAATTATGTATGGTGGTATTGTTTATCATGTTGCTGTTGATGTATCTCCTATGAGAAGAGTTGACCTAGCACTTAGACATTTAACAGAAGGAGCATTTCAATGCTCATTCAGATCTGTAAAGCCTATAGAGGAGTGTTTAGCTGATGAAATAATAGCTGCTTCAGCTAATGATAGTAAAAGCTATGCTATACAGAGAAAGGAGGAAATTGAGCGTATTGCTCTAAGCTCTAGGTAGCAAATTTAACTTATTTAATTTGATGCAACAATACACTTATAAGGCCTACCTGCTATTTTTGTTATCTTGAAAGAGTATTGGTAAGGGATTAAACATGAGCACAAAACCACATTTAAACATAGTTATAATAGGTCATGTAGACCATGGAAAAAGCACACTTGTGGGTAGACTACTGGTAGAAGTTGGTGCTGTTGATGAAAAAACGTGGAAAGAAACTGTAGAGGCCGCTATAAAAGCTGGGAAGGAGAGTGAAAAATATGCATGGCTCATGGATAGGCTGAAGGAGGAAAGAGAAAGAGGGTTGACAATAACACTTGCTTATAGA
Coding sequences:
- the rpoA2 gene encoding DNA-directed RNA polymerase subunit A'', whose translation is MESSNTLQSTDFNSFEIIEKRLGNEAPQSIIDELKSIVSKYKISKDKLEEMINRIEREIEENSVEPGEPVGMVAAQSIGEPSTQMTLRTFHYAGVRELNVTLGLPRLIELVDAKKTPSTPLTYIYLKPEYRNSREKAIEVARRIEMTKVLNVTLRIDIDFFNNSINIILDRDMLEDKGVDVEEVLKVLQKAMKRARVIQSENNPYEIIIQFEEPIDPTKVEKLREKILNLRIKGIKGINKVIIQRRGDEYILVCEGSNLSELMQIDEVDYKRIRTNNVKEVEEVLGIEAARALLIEEIMNVLEEQGLEVDIRHVMLVADMMTRTGTVKQIGRHGVMAIKDSPLAKAAFEVTVKNLVNSAARGEVDKIAGITESVIVGNYIPAGTAKVGLVFNPYTKSER
- a CDS encoding 30S ribosomal protein S12, with product MAGKKGAYGLYAARKLKLKRLKFRWSQRDFRIRMLKLKEKYDPLEGAPMARGIVLEKVGVEARQPNAAVRKCVRVQIVKNGKVVTAFVPYDGGLNFIEEHDEVLIAGIGGTRGKSMGDLPGVKYKVIAVNGVALTELLKGKKQKPLR
- a CDS encoding DNA-directed RNA polymerase subunit A' gives rise to the protein MSEEKIISGIKFGILSPDEIRKMSAVQVTSPETYEEDGTPRAHSVMDYRLGAIEPGQVCPVCGNTLKGCPGHFGHIELAVPVINVLFIKHIHDLLKATCFNCGRVKISPQAFEKYRRYLARLRERYPYLAKLFTEYIKRQAIKASTCPYCGAKQPKIKLEKPTTFIEQHPESKDTIRLNPREVRKRLEAIPNEDLELLGYDPRDARPEWMVFTAFPVPPTSIRPSILIESGIRSEDDLTHKLVDIVRTNERLREHIASGAPEIIIDDLWELLQYHITTYLDNEVPGIPPAKHRSGRPLKTLAQRMRGKEGRFRGNLSGKRVDYSARTVISPDPYLSINEVGVPLDVAKILTVPEKVTEWNINELRRYVLNGPFKWPGANYIVTPDGRRIDLRYVRDRKSVAESLAPGYIVERHLKDGDIVLFNRQPSLHRMSMMGHVVKVLPGRTFRLHLSVCPPYNADFDGDEMNLHVPQTEDARAEARTLLKVQNHILTPRYGGVIIGAIQDYVSGAYVLTIKSTLLEKEEVVELLAAANTVKEIPEPAILSPRKLWTGKQVVSMFFPEDFNFHGKANISSGPLRCDDINCFWDSYVVVKQGKLLLGVLDKKTIGAEQQDSLLYWLAKEYGAEVAAMFMDKLFRLFIRMLELRGFTLRLDDVAIDEETQMQILKLLNEAFEKVRDLVEKYSSGTLEVVPGRSLEESLEIKVLEVLAEARDKAGEVAVSSLNPFNYAFIMARTGARGNVLNLTQMAATLGQMTVRGERIWRGYMGRPLPHFERDDLGPIARGFVVNSFFRGLSVTEMFMHAAGGREGLVDTAVRTSQSGYMQRRLVNALMDLHVAYDFTVRDSSGSIIQFAYGEDMADPSKAPHGKIVNVERIVERVLGEI
- a CDS encoding 50S ribosomal protein L30e; amino-acid sequence: MSDQQSLDNLLKYVARTGKIVIGFNETLRYVKTGRVRFIVIASNIPESMKSDIEYYAKLSNVGIIEYPGSNRDLGTLLGKPFSISTLGIVETGQVSENALKAFVKSTTR
- a CDS encoding NusA-like transcription termination signal-binding factor; this encodes MAARINDIKPQFNVKLTMEEMRYMTIFQDVTGVTPKDCIVSDELNSIIFIVDGDKVGQAVGKKGYNVKYLAKLFGKNIDVVGWADNLEDFAKNIFIPARVYRVQLIESSERKSLYVYVDPKDKGIAIGRNGRNVAKAKILMKRYYNIDNVVIA
- a CDS encoding 30S ribosomal protein S7, with the protein product MSELQLRLSEIVADLDHIKLFGKWSYRDVVVLDPSLKKYISLKPVVVPHTAGKHAHRRFGKAVVPIVERLINRLMRKMKNTGKKHLAFNIVKNAFELIYAKTGENPIQVLVRAIENSAPREETTRIMYGGIVYHVAVDVSPMRRVDLALRHLTEGAFQCSFRSVKPIEECLADEIIAASANDSKSYAIQRKEEIERIALSSR